In the genome of Aedes aegypti strain LVP_AGWG chromosome 2, AaegL5.0 Primary Assembly, whole genome shotgun sequence, the window gttggtattccgatagggttttgagatatttgagtttttgtgtcaaaaattatgttttttaatgcaaaaaaaaaattttttctactgtgtgtattttttttggaatctttatttagttgtctaactttgtttttttagttgtctaacaatcgaacgaaccgtttttgctgtgcagctttttgaacattttttaaccattttcacatacacccttttgaaaagttagtcgtgactcaacttgaagatttgatatcggaaaatgacgatttagatggaactggaaaactgtgcaaagtttcagctcaatagaaaaaaatgaattaaaaaaaataccaaattttggtgctgttgcttggaatcactcataaGAAATAGACAAAAATCATCAAACTTGAGTAATTATATGCCTGTTGTTGATTTTAGTTTAGATTATATGGAACCCTGTGTTTGTTTGGCGTTTTatacccttcttcttcttcttcttggcattacatccccccactgggacagagcctgcttctcagtatagtgtttctatgagcacttccacagttctagaggaattcgcgattagggcctatctgacaaatcaataacaatgagaaaataatcaatgaaattctcatgtgcaattttaaatcccaattggagaaaatatactcaaactttaaccttttcactttaaaacatatttcataaaccagaggcgtcgcgtggccttattatcaacctgtgcacttctaatttatgttgaattcgttttttaacctaggttggaactgacgCAACCTGTTCTGaaccacagtttcaaccccaacccgattcaagttcggccgaactacaatttgcttgacgttggaTTATTTATGTGCTGataaccgacccagttcctaaaaacgaaaacaacaTAAGTGTCATTTTATATATGTAATTATTGGGTACACCGTggattcaaaccatttttttctaaGGTAATAAAGTGTATAATCAATCTTTACTAACCTtcgttttcaaatatatttgtttttagtCTTTCAGTTGATTAAAAACATACATGACTGCAGATGCTAATCGGgttgtttggttttatttacTCACTTTTTCATTTCTAACGATTAGTCATCATTATggggaaattgtaaaattacatatgaaaataattcaaattatgcgGGTCATCAGTTTCGATTTATAAAGCACTGGATCCTAACTAATATTGCAATATAGAGTTAGTGATCATAACCCACATATTTTTACATAGAATTAATACAAGATCGTTCGCTTCGTGTACTTGGTGCACGCATCAAGAAAATTGCTTGCTTTTAAACCACACCACTAGCGTTATACTGACGATGACGGTACGGAGGGCACGACCGCTTTTGAATTCATTTTCTGATTGTCTTCCGATTGACCATCACAAGTACCACCGCGCTAATACTGTATGCTGGAAGCGAGGTTCTTAACCAGTATTGTACAAAAATACGCGCGGGCCCTGGGTCTCAAACTTACAGAAACTTCTTACCGTCAGCCGTCTAAAAAATCACGCCAGTACTCCACACCACAAGCGTGGTGATGTTGAAAGAGCGAAGGAAAAAAGAGAGCAAGCAAAATGGATCTCTCTCGTGGATTGATTTGTCTCTTGTCTTCCCACCGCACGCTCGCACAGATTGATGTGGCAAGACTGTGCACCGGCCAGAGTCAACGCTTTGGCTACTTACACACTGGCATTTGTAGTGCAAAAAACATTCTACCACATATACAGAATTGTGTGTACGACGAAAGGCAACGCGTCTCCCGATGAGAGTGCACACGTTGGGTTTCATCGTCACAGCAGCAACGTGTAGCGTGGAACAAAGTGTTGCGTAGCATGCATCGCACTGAGCGCGTAGGGAAAATTAGGGCACAGATCTCGCGCCGCACCAAACAGCTTTTGCATTTAATTCgaataccaaaaatataacaacaaatattttgaaaggtgTAAATTGCGATGATCAATGATAAAGATAATTGAAATAGGCTAAATTTTATTGAGAGAATTGAAGAACCGTACTTCAATAATAGTAGAAATTGTAGGTTGTTATGATGAACGATttgccacctgtgcagtgcacatgttgcacatgtggacgcgacgcctctgtcATAAACCTAGtattaaaatcctcatcaataccacacacatctccttcctacaattcccctagctatttcgtactcaaaaaatttttaaaggtttcgcctaaaacgtactcgagaatgccagtatcgctcaatgttatgagcctgtaatcgatattattttcagtgtcgccaattacttttgcgccgtgtttacattctggtttcaattaagcccgccatgtacgccttgtttattttttgtttgcagtgtcgccgtttactctcgccgttttttgatttcgatttcagatgcgcccatcactttgataaacaaaaacacaggcgtaatcaataaagtgtgtggttttgcatgaggtgaagtttcgtcttctacaaattagcgtttttcaaatagttaaattatcgataggggaaaagttcaagtgcagtgattGTATATTctagctacaatttcaacgctatattttcttaaattgtgtacattttgtcagtttcgcctagttcgcgaatctttctagagttattgactgagagctttctatgccaatgttgccatttttgtattcgtatatcatgtggatggtacgattatactctcggtagaccgggaatcgaacccagacaccttcagcatggctttgctttgtagccgcggactctaatcactcgacTAAAGACCCCACTTcccataaaagaaaaaaaaaagaatgcttCTTACATACCTTGTTGATTAATTTCACAATCTTTGAATAAAATTGGTccacaaaattataatacttttACATTTTATTAACTTTTGCTGTAGTCACTGACAATTACTACGCCGTTTGCGTTGAACAATTTACACTTTTCTACGGGATTATAAGTATGCTCACTACACAACATTGACACAGAACTATAAAGTCACGATCGATAGATGTAATGTACATGCGCACCTAAAAGATCAACCTCGATCAGCTATTGCCACTCAAAACTACGACCAAACTTTTTATTAAGCTCTTCCAGACCCGATTTGGGCGCAACCTTGATTTGATCGACTATATTTGTAAAATTTGAACGGGTTAAAACGAAATACAAAATATTGTACACGTGGATTGACACTAAACATCGAAAAGCATCGATTCCGCAAACCGATGCAGGCGTATGAGGAAGGTGTACGCGTACAAGCTAATTGCTACGCAAATAATGTAACGCTCCCGGGACTGTAATGTGCTTGTGATCTGTATCAACAACCTTAAACAAACTTGAGGGCTTTGTGTGAATCAGCTTGGAAGAATTGGTAGTCGGTTTTGCATCTTTTCAATCGTAGTCTGTCTATCGCTTATACTACTAGTTTTACTATCACAGTTATTACATCATCCTTTTATCTTCTGGGTTGTTCCAGAGTGGatctagataagagtggcgtcaatgtcaaaattggaacagcggcgaactgtcatttccatacaaatccgcgttccaatcgagcaggagacctgtcaaaactggaacatgacgtcactcttgtttacaggcactctaggtTGTTCCACTTGAATAGCGAAGGTCCTCTGCTCTTCTACGTAATGTTACATTGTACCACAGAATAGAAAAAATATGCTTTTCAAGATTATACGTTTGAAGAACATCGATCGCACTACTCAGAAGGACTTCCATACGGGGTATTATCTATTTGCTTTTTGTACAAATGTATAGAAAAATAACATCTtcacttttaaaaaatatatacctACTTTTATCGACATAAATTCCAAAACGAGTACGGTTTAATTTGCATTTTTACTCCACCTCTACTAAACATCCCGTCGAAGCAGACTTACGACAGTTCGAAGCCCGTATTGCTGGAGATAGCGTAGCGTAATTTGTCCCGAAGCATGCTTTTCTTCTGATAGTTGGGTAGCTTCAGCAGGTTGAAACAGGTCGACGAGGTCGGCAGCCGATTGAGGGGATCTTTTTTGCGGATGGTAAAAAATCCACGAATTACCGAACCCACGGTGTCGCCTATGTCCTCGTCGTCACCCACCTCAACGCAACGGATGGAAAAGGGCGGTTCGAGATGCGCAAAGCCCAACAGGGGAGGCTTGGAACAGCTGGTCACAAACTGTAAGAGAATGAGAAGAGTTGTGGAAtacatttcaataaaataatattaataataataattttgtaaAGATTGGgttgagcgaaaaaaaaaactagttcggtatctgttgaaaaacgccaaagacgaaaaagcacagaatacactgtatAAGACGCACGCATAATGTGAAACTGTACAGATGATAGTTTTAGTTGAATACCAACATACCCATACTCCCACCCCTATTCAgtctcaggcttgagactgaagaagagcAGTCTTTCAAATCCGAAACACACGTAAAACGATCGCAAGGAAAAAAGCTGCAATTGATAATCCGAATTTAAGTAAAACGCTACTCACCTTAAGGAACAGTTTCTTCTCCTCTTCGCTAAAATCTTTGGCAAGAATATCCCACAGCCACCCGACGACGCGATGGCCATCGTGGAATCCCCCATAATACTGGGTGTGCTTCCGCAGGTCCTTAAGATCTAGTGGTGCCGTGTCGCCGGAAATCAGTCGTTGTAGCTGGAAAGACAATCACTCAAGATAAGGAAGAATTGGACGAAATTAAAGGGAACAATCACTTACCTCCGGAGTGGAAAACAGAGCCAACCAATCGGGATTGACTATGCTGCGGAAGCCCCGTATGAAGGCAGCCGTTTGGTCACGTATCTGCGTATGCATGCGGAAGTACGCCATGTAGTGGATGTAGTTGATCCTGTCGGGATGTTTTGCACATCGTGAATCATCGTCTTCAGATTAACTTTTACAAGGCGTGAACGACTTAGTTGCACTCGTTGGATCATATATTTGGAACCTCAAGATTTTCAACAGAATCCTTTCATTATTCACATCAgaaacctctcaggattctcatccgATCTTCTtgggattctctcaaaaatctCATTATACCAAAAAAAGCTACTGAACTAAAACCTTAAATAGTTCCTATGCGTCCAAAATTCGATTTTAACATtaatattgtttaaaaaactATATGCGTAAAAGACTGCAACAAAATCGTCCACGCCATTCAAAGGTTAAAACAAATGTTGATAAACTCACTTGTTATCGTTGTTCACAGCTCTTGCTTTCCCCCCGGGATACAGCTCATGCGTCACAATCTTCCCCATCACATCTTCGTCCACGCTGAACGTGAGATCCAAATCGGCCACATCCCCATGGTAGTGCTTGATGAAGGTTAAACTCCGATACAGTTCCTTATCCAGCGACGGCAACTCGTCCATGCAGCTGTACAGCGCCTGATTCGTTTGACCGAGAACTTGCGACAAAAAGAACGAAGCAAACGGGACATCCACCACAATTCCTTCGTAGACCGCTTTGCCGAGCATCCTCCCGACAAACTCGAACAGCTGCAGGTGATTTTCTTGCATGTGCGACGTTGGCGACGGGTACAGTCTTTGCTCTGTGGTCGTCTTGAACAGATTCAACGATGGATCGAACACTCGCTTGATCGTCTCCTCGAGGAATTCTTTGAACACTCCATCCTGATCGATACCGGCTTCGTCCAGACCTTGCTGGTTCACGAACCTTACCCGGATTACACCTTTTAGAGCGTGAGGAGGAAGAGCCGCTAGTTGCCGATAGCCATCTTCCACTATCCGATCGCGATGAACCGTGACCAGCGCGGAACTAGGCGAAGCACACGCCGACTCCGTTAATCCGAGCACTGCCTTttcgttctggacaaactttCGAAACAGCTGAACACGATCTTCATGCGGTATGATGTGTGGCATCTTCTGCAGCAGGATTTGGGTGTGCTTCTTGCCTTTTTCCAGATCGGTTAGGAAATGTGACGGTCGGATGTCGCGAATGAGCCAATGGTTCTGGGGGGCGAACGATCTCCGGCAATCACGTCGGTACAGACACAGCAGCAGCGTGTGCGTGGACACGAACAGCGGGGCACTGGTTACGGTTTTGATGTCGAAAATCTGATCCTGAATCGTTCGATAGAGGAATGTGTTGAGAAAGTGCGACAGGGCAATGTAATCGTTGATGGTGAAGGGATTCTGCTGTTCGTACATCTCCAGATCGTCCAGAATTCTGGGATAGGGGAAGGCAATTTAATATTTTGCGTACCGTAATATTATTCGTAACTTACGTGACGTAATGGGTCATGCAGTCGCAGAACAAAGACAGCAGCAGCAAAGGCGGCTCGTAGTTTGGTTGGTTGATTTGCAAGAGTTCGATGAACCCTTTCAGGCCACAAGTGGGACCTAGTGATCCGAGTAATAGCCACAGATCGTGGAGTACGGTGTCGTTGTAACACAGGCCTAAAAAGAGAAAATTTACCATAAGATTAGTGCGCATAGTACTCTGTATCTGCTGATGGAAGCTTAGATACTATTGATACATTTTTGTTCCATGATGTGACCCGTGCTTTTAATTTTCCGTTGTTGGGAATAAACCTTTGTTGGCGGTGGTAATTTTTTTTGGACactgtttaaaaaaaacctttaaggAGAAGGCCTCTTTTTAACTGTAATCATACATGGAAACAAAAATCAGAAGTTTAATCTATGAACTCACATTTTCATCCAAAAAAGTGCGTTCTAAACTTAAGTAAAATCACAGGTAAACTGGAAAGAAAGATGTTTCTTCGGAATgtgcgctttcttccaagggtgaaatggttaatgttgataattgcatcgaaatgaacaGTCAATTCGAtgcttttgataaattttctggaCATCAAATAGAAGCAGCTTCACCCCAGACTCTTCGGTTCAAGTgaagaagcaaagagtgccgcctatcgtggttagTTGTTCCGAaattgggggatttaggcaggagatcttggactccattaggggaatttAGGTTTCCTTTAAAATCGTAATGAAAGAAGAatgtcgcgttttgccgaaaactctcaaagatcgcgaacttcttctcaaacaccttgaagagaagaagcaatttttttaattcatgacgaaaaaactgaacgtttgttcaaggtcgtcTTAAAAGGTATCTCAAATGACTATAATCCTCCTGAAGAGATGAAAAATGGAATatcgtaattcagcgcagttaagAAATAAAACGATTCAAATGGTTAATTAAAAATTGgtattgcatcaacaaaaaagctttatgagtGGATCGTTAGCAAATCTATTCAAGATTATGggaaaatataaactagactgtattcataatttacaattgtgatttttttgaaatagttcattcgttgaaattgcctgattccgcgcattttttaaacgcttttccatattccgcgcagaagaatgtctaattccgcgcactcatgaaacattcaaattaacattaattttgataagGGGCTGCATCCATTCGTTACGTAAcacttaaaattgaaattttcaaccccctccccttctgtaacactttttgtatgagaaaacgtagagttttgtatgaaccgtaactttTTAGTCTacgttcagtttttttattaactttttgTCTATCACATGAAATACAGATAACCAATACCGTGGCATTGGTACGTGTGAATTCCGTCTAAAGGAAAGTGGGGCAATTTGGCcatcttaaggcgaagtaggccgtcattgaaatttgtacgcgtcgttgatgattgttgctaattcatctcacgatttagaatcaaagaaaatcagttggttttgcactgacagagctgaaaaagtatcagcatactttatgcatgttagcgcgtacagtaatattttttcaagtcaatataaactatcaagactgagttttatcactttgaaatgcatagcatagcatagactgactgtacatgtcaatgcttgctactccgtgattgatcggaactggtaataattgcactgcgatccaaatgaataagggatgggagtttccgcttactctcggagtgcaattttagcagatctaatattattgatcaataacgacgccggccaagtccttacagtcagttgggatggggaaggaatgttagagtgtaatgattgttgcttctagagaccgagaatacctctgcatctccactatcatcacgggaagggtgtttattaatggaacaggaaaagatctgggagtcacctttggtcggtggcgcgatccatggataaggaggaaaatacgacttatacttaaagctagtttttatttttgtctcgaaaagtttttggtaaaagatttaaaataaacgtcaacatctataatgtcaaaccattcaaaaaaaagtttttattaatggcgaaaagagaaaaatatatgcatacattataaattatatgaaacaggaataatgccgtcacttgtagtgacgaaccatacataaaaaatacgtcaacaccCATAATGTCGAACAGTTCAAAAAAGTATCTTaagtaatatcaaaaattttatatgtatattagaattgtataaaacaagcataatgccgacacttgtagtgacgaaccatacaaagtttgattgaatattacataaaactaacgctttcatgaaaaaatgtgttatcataagcatgaaacgagctcaccagttggtaatccatccttgaTTGAACACGAATatttttcgcactcacacagcacGAGCAGGAAAACTTCTCGGtgccccgaaaacgaaccgtcttgcttggactttccgaagcactgcccagcacaacacgcgaaacgaaaccaaactcccggcgtcccgaaaacgaagcgtcttgcttgggccttccgaAGCACtcctgagttttatcactttgaaatgcaagctgaaaagtcatcattgatgccaaaacgaatgacgggctacttagccttaagaaaAGTCGTTAGAATTACAATTTTTAGATCAATACACTAGATACGCATGATTTCCGTTGtcttaaaaaaataacgaaTGAATTTTTTGTCGATGGGGTGATATTAGCACCCTGTTTTATGTTGTGAAATTATCTCATATTTGGCTTAAATATGCTTCTTATTGCATAGTTTTAGACAATTTGGACGAGAAAAAACCCCATCTTCTGCTTCTTGGCATTAAgggtcctcactgggacagagcctgcttctcagcttagtgttcttatgagcacttccacagttattaactgaagctttcattaccaaagttgccatttttgcattcgtatatcgtgtggcaggcacgatgatactttatgtccaggaaagtcaagaaaatttcattacgaaaagatcctggaccgaccgggaatcgaacccggacaccttcagcatggctttgctttgtagccgcggactctaaccactcggttaagaaAGGCCCCTGTATAGTTTACTATCTTAGGTTCCAATATGAAATATCTAATTCGATTCATGCtcttatttaaataaatatgttttcTAGAGTTTGGTTTATTGAATTTAATAGGTTGGAATCCACATTTATTggtccataactgtggggcagtCTTCAAAATATCCTTCGCATTGCGTTGCTTTGATCCACAAATTAAGGAGTAGGGGAATGCACACTCCTTATTTCTCAATCCAACATTGCTTTGATTTGCTCCTATCCTTTCATGAAAATACTGCATCAATGATCTAGAAAATATCGACTCATTCTGTTGGACGAACATGGGTAGTAGGCATAGCAACCGTGCGATCATTGTTTTATTGTGGCTCGAAAAATGTCAGACTGCAGCACCCAGCGATTGAAAATTATCACTGTTGGTACATGTCTGATACTAAGGCTGTCTAATAAACTTGCTGGAGTAGCTATTTATCAAAGAAtctaatgcattttttttatttactgatttttactttactgattttttttgcttGTAGGAAACACGCAATGGATGGCAAAATGTTGTGAAGGTCGACCAAACAGTTTTTCAGAAAGGTCTGCACTGGATGTAATCTT includes:
- the LOC5565466 gene encoding ubiquitin-protein ligase E3B — its product is MFGRTETKKDSFLEQTKAAREERANERALEEKRDKSIVLLQRNIRGWLARTQFRRLILEEFDTLMPPVANPTKDIELKPCLQVYHAASHFILQWKTDSPEDSTNYERLERLCRYLTASLESDSPKTSYIGVALNKDYSLAWIRHIKKLLYRCCMAMDKLRPEAHSDSISLALYLHTLVAFTSTNSWVLLRNKSLAGLKPGMLQLCSNIMGDLVQKGFYLNLRSVLVKGTCRTVITLKPISLTAIMTLAIRPLISSNFSENLMSQFLVQILSVPGITFQLEQFSQECLTNLQSHHILEKSLDLLSTESTMKYVINTLQNSYLLSLLSNIVHLYYLEPPENASKLAYPTFTFVVTQLLSGILQSVGQSAGTFTQWHELLGWFTPGKERLQNENLPLIKKQIHLLWNHRIVKLLLGENLKELAVGYETIEYNIPSGNSTGNLLKRALTFERNSIKTGPGEKKTSKSFRKIGSAEMSRVALTCALYHAALNALSQLRLDILSGLCYNDTVLHDLWLLLGSLGPTCGLKGFIELLQINQPNYEPPLLLLSLFCDCMTHYVTILDDLEMYEQQNPFTINDYIALSHFLNTFLYRTIQDQIFDIKTVTSAPLFVSTHTLLLCLYRRDCRRSFAPQNHWLIRDIRPSHFLTDLEKGKKHTQILLQKMPHIIPHEDRVQLFRKFVQNEKAVLGLTESACASPSSALVTVHRDRIVEDGYRQLAALPPHALKGVIRVRFVNQQGLDEAGIDQDGVFKEFLEETIKRVFDPSLNLFKTTTEQRLYPSPTSHMQENHLQLFEFVGRMLGKAVYEGIVVDVPFASFFLSQVLGQTNQALYSCMDELPSLDKELYRSLTFIKHYHGDVADLDLTFSVDEDVMGKIVTHELYPGGKARAVNNDNKINYIHYMAYFRMHTQIRDQTAAFIRGFRSIVNPDWLALFSTPELQRLISGDTAPLDLKDLRKHTQYYGGFHDGHRVVGWLWDILAKDFSEEEKKLFLKFVTSCSKPPLLGFAHLEPPFSIRCVEVGDDEDIGDTVGSVIRGFFTIRKKDPLNRLPTSSTCFNLLKLPNYQKKSMLRDKLRYAISSNTGFELS